One Helianthus annuus cultivar XRQ/B chromosome 12, HanXRQr2.0-SUNRISE, whole genome shotgun sequence genomic region harbors:
- the LOC110895126 gene encoding proteasome subunit beta type-5-B, whose amino-acid sequence MKLDFSGLESSAPLYGGPNELLCDGFSAAPSFDLPVTSDFDGFQKNSIQMVKPAKGTTTLAFIFKEGVMVAADSRASMGGYISSQSVKKIIEINPYMLGTMAGGAADCQFWHRNLGIKCRLHELANKRRISVTGASKLLANILYSYRGMGLSVGTMIAGWDEKGPGLYYVDSEGGRLKGTKFSVGSGSPYAYGVLDSGYKYDLTIDEAAELARRAIYHATFRDGASGGVASVYHVGPTGWTKLSGDDVGELHYSYYPVEPAVVEQEMTEAVAA is encoded by the exons ATGAAGCTCGACTTTAGTGGACTAGAATCAAGTGCACCACTCTACGGAGGACCAAATGAGTTGCTTTGTGATGGGTTCTCAGCTGCCCCGTCGTTTGACCTTCCAGTTACATCAGAT TTTGATGGATTCCAGAAGAATTCTATCCAAATGGTAAAGCCAGCAAAGGGAACAACAACCTTGGCTTTTATTTTTAAGGAGGGTGTGATGGTTGCTGCTGATTCCCGAGCTAGCATGGGGGGCTATATCT CATCTCAATCCGTGAAGAAGATCATTGAAATCAATCCCTATATGCTGGGTACAATGGCAGGAGGAGCTGCTGATTGCCAATTCTGGCACAGAAATCTAGGCATCAAG TGTCGTTTGCATGAATTGGCAAACAAGAGAAGGATTTCCGTCACTGGTGCTTCAAAGTTGTTGGCAAATATCTTATATTCTTACCGTGGAATGGGTTTGTCTGTCGGGACAATGATTGCAGGATGGGATGAAAAG GGCCCGGGTCTGTATTACGTAGACAGCGAAGGAGGACGCTTGAAGGGAACAAAGTTCTCAGTCGGGTCTGGTTCACCATATGCTTATGGTGTACTAGATAGCGG GTACAAATATGATCTGACAATTGATGAAGCTGCTGAATTGGCTAGAAGAGCCATCTATCATGCCACATTCCGTGACGGAGCTAGTGGCGGTGTTGCTAGCG TTTATCATGTGGGGCCAACCGGATGGACAAAACTATCGGGTGATGATGTTGGTGAACTTCACTACTCATACTATCCTGTTGAACCAGCCGTTGTTGAACAAGAAATGACCGAAGCTGTAGCTGCCTGA
- the LOC110892976 gene encoding uncharacterized protein LOC110892976 has protein sequence MASPVSSISSISSMSSSSSSEWYSSSSEEDVIMHNMIMNAAQVFMSAAEGSSQPLTRRAKYNRDQEAGHDKLVADYFADEPVYPAEIFRRRFRMSRQLFLRIAGDMAQSDPFFTLRNDARGQRGFSNLQKCTSAIRQLAYGYAPDALDEYIRMSDRTARRCLYKFCQWVVKLYSKRYLRKPNASDVQKLYQAHEQRHGFPGMLGSIDCMHWQWQSCPVAWQETKQMKRSHCFPSTSRNQCG, from the exons ATGGCTTCACCCGTTTCTTCAATTTCCTCAATTTCATCAatgtcttcatcgtcttcgtccgagtggtattcatcatcttcggaagaggatgttattatgcacaacatgattatgaacgcggctcaAGTGTTCATGTCGGCCGCTGAAGGGTCGTCCCAACCGCTAACCAGACGAGCAAAATATAATcgagaccaagaag ccggccacgataaactagttgccgattattttgccgacgaacccgtgtacccaGCCGAGATTTTTCGACGTCGTTTCCGTATGAGTCGTCAACTGTTCTTACGTATTGCAGGCGACATGGCAcagtctgatccgttttttacatTGCGAAACGATGCTAGAGGGCAAAGGGGGTTCAgcaatttacaaaaatgtacatcggccattcgccaacttgcGTACGGTTACGCACCAGATGCATTAGACGAGTACATTAGGATGTCTGACAGAACCGCACGTCGTTGTTTGTACAAGTTTTGCCaatgggttgtcaaattgtaTAGCAAGCGATACCTGCGGAAACCGAACGCAAGCGACGTACAAAAATTATATCAGGCACACGAACAGAGACATGGTTTcccaggaatgctcgggagcattgattgcatgcactggcaGTGGCAGAGTTGCCCGGTTGCAtggcaag AAACAAAACAAATGAAAAGATCACATTGCTTTCCTTCTACTTCTAGGAATCAATGTGGGTAG